A stretch of the Chitinophagales bacterium genome encodes the following:
- a CDS encoding anhydro-N-acetylmuramic acid kinase, which yields MKKYHVLGMMSGSSMDGVDITFCRLEEDNGKWRFEIEKAECVPYPPKWRLRLQSLVLQNAVTYLKTDSFYGHYLGEVARKFIQENMLEEKVDFIASHGQTVFHQPENQMTSQIGDGAAISAETGLAVVCNFRTIDIALGGQGTPMAPIGDQLLFPEFKFFLNLGGIANLSCRLDNKMIGFDVCGANMVLNALAADIDLEFDKDGSIARSGNLNQDLLNELNTQWYYEKPYPKSIGGGWVTKIFLPVFKKYRLQIEDKLRTAAEHIAVQIGKDLKSIYATEYLTKDDTQSMLVTGGGTFNKFLLERINYHSPVEVVVPDPMTIKFKEGLLTGLMGVLRLRGEVNMLSSVTGASADSCGGEIYQSLNRKVEMA from the coding sequence ATGAAAAAATATCATGTGCTGGGAATGATGTCTGGCAGCTCTATGGATGGAGTGGATATTACTTTTTGCAGGCTGGAAGAAGATAATGGAAAATGGCGTTTTGAAATTGAGAAAGCAGAATGTGTGCCTTACCCTCCTAAATGGAGGTTAAGACTTCAAAGTTTGGTTTTACAAAATGCAGTAACTTACTTAAAGACCGATAGCTTTTATGGACATTATTTGGGTGAAGTAGCACGGAAATTCATTCAGGAAAATATGCTGGAAGAGAAGGTGGACTTTATTGCATCCCATGGTCAAACTGTTTTTCATCAACCTGAAAACCAGATGACCAGCCAGATTGGTGATGGTGCGGCTATTTCAGCCGAAACAGGCTTGGCTGTTGTCTGTAATTTCAGAACGATCGATATTGCACTGGGTGGCCAGGGAACACCAATGGCACCTATTGGCGACCAATTGCTTTTTCCTGAATTCAAATTTTTTCTTAATCTGGGTGGCATCGCAAATCTCTCCTGCCGCCTCGATAATAAAATGATCGGTTTTGATGTATGCGGTGCCAATATGGTGCTGAATGCACTGGCCGCAGACATTGACCTGGAATTTGATAAGGATGGAAGTATTGCCCGGTCAGGAAATCTAAATCAAGACCTGTTAAATGAATTAAATACTCAATGGTATTATGAAAAGCCTTATCCGAAGTCTATTGGCGGCGGCTGGGTGACTAAAATATTTCTGCCTGTATTTAAGAAATACCGCCTGCAGATAGAAGATAAATTACGAACTGCTGCCGAGCATATTGCCGTCCAGATCGGTAAGGATCTTAAAAGTATATACGCAACCGAGTACCTTACCAAAGACGATACACAATCAATGCTTGTTACCGGCGGCGGTACCTTTAATAAGTTTCTGCTGGAACGTATTAACTATCACTCTCCTGTTGAAGTGGTAGTTCCAGACCCGATGACCATTAAATTTAAAGAAGGATTACTAACCGGACTCATGGGCGTGTTGCGTCTTCGGGGGGAGGTAAATATGCTTTCTTCGGTAACCGGTGCCTCAGCTGATTCATGTGGTGGCGAAATCTATCAATCGCTCAATCGCAAAGTTGAAATGGCTTAA
- a CDS encoding gliding motility-associated C-terminal domain-containing protein has translation MPVRTSAFHIIGGELNYTCLGTYNYEITLKVYRDCSNSNAAGFDDPALIAVYDANAFLVTQLELSLPGYSNVEPDNTNPCLQIPPGICVEYAIYKTTVFLPPKAGGYDLAYQRCCRNSSIVNIIDPDHEGATYYAHIPDNSIAVCNSNPAFKNYPPIVICVDQPLIIDQSATDADGDSLVYSLCSPFQGASYLMPIPNPAPPPPYDTVVWVPPFNASNPVGGNPGMQIDKVTGLLTAHPEAIGQYVVGVCVSEYRNGVLLGTHVRDFQFNITSCDPLVLANFKADEEQTEKADTLLVCTVGTVVFQNFSYGSNDFFWDFGIEGVSGDTSHETNPSYTFPDTGLYKVTLIASPGIPCGDTTYRYIEIRRGVSADFTFKSFCAYTPVPFNDLSSSQDGYLTQWNWNFGDGQSSSGQNPEHIFQTPGFFPVTLTVNDNHGCSADIMKQVSVDPTPNVNAHPDTFVCNIDTVMLHASGGTVYSWSPFQNINDTTFANPLVNPQTTTTYFVTVINSEGCISRDSVMVRVTDTVIAATSPDTIICQGQSIQLSANNAVYYRWSPPDGLSSTIISNPASTPDATTTYFVKSYIGSCVDEDTIVISVLPVPLPEAGPDVTINQGDTTQLHGSGGALYQWDPPTALSSSATAEPQANPLASTQYSLLVTGENGCSSKDEVTVDVTHNHLIFVPNAFTPNGDGINDLFQFYSKGIAQILQVQVFNRWGELVFSSHGETPFWDGTYKGQPCNLDTYIYQITGESYDGNVIAEKGAVTLIR, from the coding sequence GATGATCCGGCTTTGATTGCAGTTTATGATGCAAATGCATTTTTGGTCACCCAGCTGGAATTAAGTTTGCCCGGATATTCCAATGTGGAACCTGATAATACAAATCCCTGTCTTCAAATCCCACCGGGCATCTGCGTAGAATATGCTATCTATAAGACCACTGTTTTTCTGCCCCCAAAGGCGGGTGGCTATGATCTGGCATACCAGCGTTGCTGCCGGAACAGCAGTATTGTAAACATAATTGACCCTGATCACGAGGGAGCCACTTACTATGCACATATTCCTGACAACAGTATCGCCGTTTGCAATAGCAACCCAGCATTTAAAAATTATCCTCCTATAGTAATCTGTGTTGATCAGCCACTGATCATTGATCAAAGTGCAACAGATGCTGATGGAGACTCTTTAGTATATTCTTTATGCTCACCTTTTCAGGGTGCATCATACTTAATGCCTATTCCAAATCCGGCACCACCCCCGCCTTACGATACCGTTGTATGGGTTCCTCCTTTTAATGCTTCAAATCCTGTTGGGGGGAATCCCGGAATGCAAATTGACAAAGTTACCGGCTTGCTTACTGCTCATCCTGAAGCTATAGGCCAGTATGTGGTGGGTGTGTGTGTTTCAGAATATAGAAACGGAGTTTTGCTGGGTACCCATGTTCGTGATTTTCAGTTCAACATAACCAGCTGTGACCCCTTGGTTCTGGCAAATTTTAAGGCAGATGAGGAACAAACTGAAAAGGCGGATACCCTATTGGTTTGTACAGTTGGAACAGTTGTGTTTCAGAATTTCAGCTATGGCTCCAATGATTTCTTCTGGGATTTTGGTATCGAAGGCGTATCAGGTGACACATCGCATGAAACCAATCCTTCTTATACCTTTCCCGATACCGGCCTTTACAAAGTAACATTGATCGCTTCTCCGGGAATACCTTGCGGAGATACCACCTACCGATATATTGAAATACGGCGGGGTGTTTCCGCTGATTTTACTTTTAAAAGTTTTTGTGCATACACTCCCGTGCCCTTCAATGACCTGTCTTCATCGCAGGACGGTTATTTAACTCAATGGAATTGGAATTTTGGAGACGGACAAAGCTCCTCCGGGCAAAACCCTGAGCACATTTTTCAGACACCGGGTTTTTTTCCTGTAACCTTAACCGTGAACGATAATCATGGCTGCTCTGCTGATATTATGAAGCAGGTAAGTGTAGATCCTACCCCGAATGTAAATGCTCATCCCGATACTTTTGTATGCAATATAGATACTGTTATGTTACATGCATCAGGAGGCACGGTTTACAGCTGGTCACCTTTCCAAAATATTAATGATACTACTTTTGCAAATCCATTGGTAAATCCTCAGACCACAACTACCTATTTTGTTACTGTGATCAATTCTGAGGGATGTATTAGCAGGGACTCCGTAATGGTTCGGGTAACAGATACAGTTATTGCTGCTACCAGTCCGGATACTATTATCTGCCAGGGGCAAAGCATACAACTTTCTGCTAATAATGCTGTGTATTACCGTTGGTCACCGCCAGACGGCCTAAGCAGTACCATCATTTCTAATCCTGCTTCAACGCCAGATGCCACTACCACTTATTTTGTAAAATCATACATAGGTTCATGCGTTGATGAAGATACTATTGTGATTTCAGTGCTGCCGGTACCTTTGCCCGAGGCAGGACCGGATGTAACCATAAACCAGGGTGATACTACGCAACTCCATGGCAGTGGCGGCGCCTTATACCAGTGGGATCCACCAACTGCTTTAAGCAGTTCTGCGACTGCTGAACCACAGGCAAATCCACTTGCCAGCACTCAATATTCCCTGCTTGTAACCGGCGAAAACGGTTGCTCTTCAAAAGATGAAGTAACAGTGGATGTTACTCACAACCATTTGATTTTTGTTCCAAATGCTTTTACTCCAAACGGAGACGGAATTAATGATTTGTTTCAGTTTTATTCAAAAGGAATAGCACAGATCCTGCAGGTGCAGGTTTTCAACCGCTGGGGAGAACTGGTTTTTTCATCGCATGGCGAAACACCTTTCTGGGATGGAACCTACAAAGGACAACCCTGTAATCTTGATACCTATATATACCAGATAACGGGAGAATCTTACGATGGAAATGTGATCGCTGAGAAGGGCGCTGTGACCCTTATCAGATGA